Proteins encoded within one genomic window of Mesorhizobium sp. AR10:
- a CDS encoding ABC transporter permease, translating to MTVTASASAARSRPVQVWLLVWASALAAVLAVFLLQDRMPWAVNYPAEATIPVADWVSALMRWMKSNLSWLTRSITAVLGVPLDFALNLLAKNFKIGHGADAYVLPRLSWVGVCVAAYLAGRAAGGWKLGALVGGCFLYIALFGQWTNAMLTLGLISIAVPFCIVTGLFAGIWAWRKPWAEKLIISPALDLMQTIPTFAYLIPMLLLFGNSPVSAMIATAIFATPPMVRATMLGLSRVPSEIDDFSEMAGCTARQKLWRVLLPSARPTLMVGVNQVIMLALNMVIIASMIGAGGLGYDVLLALRALKVGEAMEAGLAIVALAIALDRLSQAIAHNHAKGHVHQEASPSFWRRYPNLTLAVLILAVTTLLGLFVPAFAAVPKAITFTTAPLWKAAVSWITINFFDTIEMFRVALILNVLNPVRAFCEGFPWLGAVALLGLAGYQLGGLRLAALVAVLTAFCAVTGLWEKTMATVYLCGISAFIACLIGIPIGLMASRSDRFEKIVTPIIDTLQVLPSFCFIIPVVMLFRVGDVTAMIATVAFAVVPAIRYTNHGIRQVPPALIEAAKVSGCTKRQTFLRVQLPLALPEIMLGVNQTILMALAMIIICAMVGTRDLGQEVFIALSKADSGRGIVAGLAIAFIGIVADRLFNAWTAKARARLG from the coding sequence ATGACGGTGACGGCAAGCGCCAGCGCGGCGAGATCGCGTCCGGTTCAGGTCTGGCTGCTGGTCTGGGCCTCCGCGCTCGCCGCAGTGCTTGCCGTCTTCCTTCTGCAGGACAGAATGCCCTGGGCGGTCAACTATCCGGCCGAAGCGACCATCCCCGTCGCCGACTGGGTCAGCGCGCTGATGCGCTGGATGAAGTCGAACCTGTCCTGGCTGACGCGATCGATCACCGCGGTGCTCGGCGTTCCCCTTGATTTCGCGCTCAATCTCTTGGCCAAGAATTTTAAGATCGGCCATGGCGCGGACGCCTATGTTTTGCCACGCCTGTCCTGGGTCGGCGTTTGCGTCGCTGCATATCTTGCCGGTCGTGCCGCCGGCGGCTGGAAACTTGGCGCGCTGGTCGGCGGCTGCTTTCTCTACATCGCGCTGTTCGGCCAGTGGACCAACGCCATGCTGACGCTCGGGTTGATCTCGATCGCCGTGCCGTTCTGCATCGTCACCGGCCTGTTCGCCGGCATCTGGGCCTGGCGCAAGCCGTGGGCCGAGAAGCTGATCATCTCCCCTGCCCTCGACTTGATGCAGACGATCCCGACCTTTGCCTATCTGATCCCGATGTTGCTCCTGTTCGGCAACAGCCCGGTTTCGGCGATGATCGCGACCGCCATCTTCGCCACGCCGCCGATGGTGCGGGCGACGATGCTGGGCCTGTCACGGGTACCGTCCGAGATCGACGACTTCAGCGAGATGGCCGGCTGCACGGCGCGGCAGAAACTGTGGCGGGTGCTGCTCCCTTCGGCGCGGCCAACGCTGATGGTCGGCGTCAACCAGGTCATCATGCTGGCGCTCAACATGGTGATCATCGCTTCGATGATCGGCGCCGGCGGCCTCGGCTACGACGTGCTGCTGGCGCTGCGGGCGCTGAAGGTCGGCGAGGCGATGGAAGCCGGTCTCGCCATCGTCGCGCTGGCCATCGCGCTCGACCGGCTGAGCCAGGCGATCGCCCACAACCATGCCAAGGGACATGTCCACCAAGAGGCCAGCCCCAGCTTCTGGCGGCGCTATCCCAATTTGACGCTGGCGGTTCTCATCCTTGCCGTCACCACGCTGCTTGGCCTGTTCGTGCCGGCCTTCGCGGCGGTGCCGAAGGCGATCACCTTCACCACGGCGCCGCTGTGGAAGGCCGCTGTGAGCTGGATCACCATCAACTTCTTCGACACCATCGAGATGTTCCGGGTTGCGCTCATCCTCAACGTGCTGAACCCGGTGCGCGCCTTCTGCGAAGGGTTCCCATGGCTGGGCGCGGTGGCTCTGCTCGGCCTTGCCGGCTACCAGCTCGGCGGCCTGCGGCTTGCCGCCCTGGTCGCCGTGCTGACCGCTTTCTGTGCCGTCACCGGCCTTTGGGAGAAGACCATGGCGACGGTCTATCTCTGCGGCATCTCTGCCTTCATCGCATGCCTGATCGGCATTCCGATCGGGCTGATGGCATCGCGCAGCGACCGTTTCGAGAAGATCGTCACGCCGATCATCGACACGCTGCAGGTGCTGCCGTCCTTCTGCTTCATCATTCCGGTGGTGATGCTGTTTCGGGTCGGCGACGTCACCGCGATGATCGCCACCGTCGCCTTCGCCGTGGTGCCGGCCATCCGCTACACCAATCACGGCATCAGGCAGGTGCCGCCGGCGCTGATCGAGGCAGCGAAGGTTTCGGGCTGCACAAAGCGCCAGACGTTCCTGCGCGTGCAACTGCCGCTGGCGCTGCCCGAGATCATGCTCGGCGTCAACCAGACGATCCTGATGGCGCTGGCGATGATCATCATCTGCGCCATGGTCGGCACGCGCGATCTCGGCCAGGAGGTATTCATTGCGCTCTCCAAAGCCGATTCCGGCCGCGGCATCGTGGCCGGGTTGGCCATCGCCTTCATCGGCATCGTCGCGGACCGGCTGTTCAACGCCTGGACGGCAAAGGCCAGGGCGAGGCTGGGATAG
- a CDS encoding NAD(P)-binding domain-containing protein: protein MKSRVAVIGAGPSGMAQLRAFKSAADKGADIPEIVCFEKQSDWGGLWNYTWRTGLDEHGDPVHGSMYRYLWSNGPKECLEFADYTFEEHFGRPIGSYPPRAVLWDYIKGRVEKSGVRKWVRFNSPVRMVTFSEATKKFTVTAHDRTNDVTYSEEFDNVVVASGHFSVPNVPYFEGFATFNGRILHSHDFRDAMEFKGKDILIIGRSYSAEDIGSQCYKYGAKSITSSYRSKPMGFKWPENWKEVPLLQKVVGKTAHFKDGTSKDVDAIILCTGYLHSFPFLTEELKLKTANRMWPDGLYEGVVWEKNPKLSFIGMQDQFYTFNMFDAQAWFARDVIMGRIKLPSAEAMAAHGAKWRAREETLEDAEQMIWFQGDYTKELMEQTDYPGFDVEATNQTFMEWEHHKAEDIMSFRDHAYRSLMTGTMAPLHHTPWLQALDDSMESYLAVKGVAAE, encoded by the coding sequence ATGAAAAGTCGTGTTGCCGTCATCGGAGCCGGACCGTCCGGCATGGCGCAGCTCAGGGCCTTCAAGTCGGCTGCCGACAAGGGCGCGGATATTCCCGAAATCGTCTGCTTCGAAAAGCAGTCCGACTGGGGTGGCCTGTGGAACTACACCTGGCGCACCGGCCTCGACGAGCATGGCGATCCGGTGCACGGTTCGATGTACCGCTACCTCTGGTCGAACGGACCGAAGGAATGCCTGGAGTTCGCCGACTACACATTCGAGGAGCATTTCGGCCGCCCGATCGGCTCCTATCCGCCGCGCGCCGTGCTGTGGGATTACATCAAGGGCCGCGTCGAAAAATCCGGCGTGCGCAAATGGGTGCGCTTCAACAGCCCGGTGCGCATGGTGACCTTCTCCGAGGCGACGAAGAAATTCACCGTCACCGCGCATGACCGCACCAACGACGTCACCTACTCCGAAGAGTTCGACAACGTCGTCGTCGCTTCCGGGCATTTCTCCGTGCCCAACGTTCCTTATTTCGAGGGCTTCGCCACCTTCAACGGCCGCATCCTGCACAGCCATGATTTCCGCGACGCCATGGAATTCAAGGGCAAGGATATCCTGATTATCGGCCGCTCCTATTCAGCCGAGGACATCGGCTCGCAATGCTACAAATACGGCGCCAAATCGATCACCTCCAGCTACCGCTCGAAGCCGATGGGTTTCAAATGGCCGGAGAATTGGAAGGAAGTGCCGCTGCTGCAGAAGGTCGTCGGCAAGACCGCGCACTTCAAGGACGGCACATCAAAGGATGTCGACGCCATCATCCTGTGCACGGGCTATCTGCACTCGTTCCCGTTCCTAACCGAGGAACTGAAGCTCAAGACCGCCAACCGCATGTGGCCGGACGGCCTCTATGAGGGCGTCGTCTGGGAGAAGAACCCGAAACTGTCCTTCATCGGCATGCAGGACCAGTTCTACACCTTCAACATGTTCGACGCGCAGGCCTGGTTCGCCCGCGACGTCATCATGGGCCGCATCAAACTGCCTTCGGCCGAGGCGATGGCAGCGCATGGCGCGAAATGGCGGGCACGCGAGGAAACGCTGGAAGATGCCGAGCAGATGATCTGGTTCCAGGGCGACTACACCAAGGAGCTGATGGAGCAGACCGACTATCCCGGCTTCGACGTCGAGGCGACCAACCAGACCTTCATGGAATGGGAACACCACAAGGCGGAAGACATTATGAGCTTCCGCGACCATGCGTACCGCTCGCTGATGACCGGCACCATGGCGCCGCTGCACCACACGCCGTGGCTGCAGGCGCTGGACGATTCGATGGAGAGCTATCTCGCGGTGAAAGGGGTGGCGGCGGAATAA
- a CDS encoding helix-turn-helix domain-containing protein encodes MAKKISDPEPAAAAAKAKPLPKAADGRTIRAPLTQNPHAIRDTREKVLEVAIGREVRAFRKKLGITVADLAVATDISLGMLSKIENGITSPSLTTLQALSRALGVPVTAFFRRFEEERSAVFVKAGEGLDVERRGTRAGHQYNLLGHIGSNTSGVVVEPYLITLTEDSDVFPTFQHEGMEFLYMLEGEVVYRHGSNLYPMKPGDSLFFDADAPHGPEKLTQLPMRYLSIICYPQSAG; translated from the coding sequence ATGGCGAAGAAGATTTCCGATCCCGAGCCAGCTGCCGCCGCGGCCAAAGCCAAGCCGTTGCCGAAGGCCGCCGACGGACGAACCATCCGGGCGCCGCTGACCCAGAATCCGCACGCCATTCGCGACACCCGCGAGAAAGTGCTGGAAGTCGCGATCGGCCGCGAGGTGCGGGCGTTCCGCAAGAAGCTCGGCATCACCGTCGCCGATCTGGCGGTTGCCACCGACATTTCGCTGGGCATGCTGTCGAAGATCGAAAACGGCATCACCTCACCGTCGCTGACCACGCTGCAGGCGCTGTCGCGGGCGCTCGGTGTTCCGGTCACCGCCTTCTTCCGCCGTTTCGAGGAAGAGCGCAGCGCTGTCTTCGTCAAGGCCGGAGAAGGGCTGGATGTCGAGCGCCGCGGCACGCGCGCCGGCCACCAGTACAATCTGCTCGGCCATATCGGCTCCAACACCAGCGGTGTCGTCGTCGAACCGTATCTGATCACGCTGACAGAGGATTCCGATGTGTTTCCGACCTTCCAGCATGAGGGCATGGAGTTCCTCTACATGCTGGAGGGCGAGGTGGTTTACCGGCACGGCAGCAACCTCTACCCGATGAAGCCCGGCGACAGCCTGTTCTTCGATGCCGATGCGCCGCATGGGCCGGAAAAGTTGACACAGCTGCCGATGCGCTATCTCTCGATCATCTGCTATCCGCAGAGCGCGGGCTGA
- a CDS encoding heme-dependent oxidative N-demethylase family protein: MGITFRKETFRDDFSFKNSPEHIRRFPFPFHEDAYMYAVNIEPHVVGPKGSVLENLIDVDEHYVAEMQDRALVLAEDPLRCQSLPHMTLAGWDLLELLMEQQALGYPEHFTLTRDGDRWRWINRPLGIDDSFTFGDTSTLPYGPMEYITRQSQGDFCILDQRDGNLWMDAGMVTTQADWSLDFDIGMNFFEWHAPVPLAHEKGIFVRALKFLTNIQQGKPARRLNWTMTINPRLDTSPENYHKWGPDRTTVTPENVGEKVHLRVELQSFWRLPRSNGIVFPIRCYLIKMDELVTQPKWARRLHRVIRDLPEELATYKGLTRYRPTLVEWLSKLDDGSPTSPGFGPD, translated from the coding sequence ATGGGCATCACCTTTCGCAAGGAAACGTTCCGCGACGATTTCTCCTTCAAGAACAGTCCGGAGCACATCAGGCGGTTTCCGTTTCCGTTCCACGAAGACGCCTACATGTATGCGGTTAACATCGAGCCGCATGTCGTCGGGCCGAAGGGCAGCGTGCTCGAAAACCTGATCGACGTCGACGAGCACTACGTCGCCGAGATGCAGGATCGCGCTCTGGTGCTGGCCGAGGACCCGCTGCGCTGCCAGTCGCTGCCGCATATGACGTTGGCCGGCTGGGACCTGCTCGAACTTCTGATGGAGCAGCAGGCGCTGGGCTATCCCGAGCACTTCACGCTGACCCGCGACGGCGACCGCTGGCGCTGGATCAACCGACCGCTCGGCATCGACGACAGCTTCACCTTCGGCGACACCTCGACGCTGCCCTACGGGCCGATGGAGTACATCACGCGGCAGAGCCAGGGCGATTTCTGCATCCTCGACCAGCGCGACGGCAATCTGTGGATGGATGCCGGCATGGTCACCACCCAGGCAGACTGGTCGCTCGATTTCGACATCGGCATGAACTTCTTCGAGTGGCACGCGCCGGTGCCGCTGGCGCATGAGAAGGGGATTTTTGTCAGGGCGCTGAAGTTCCTCACCAACATCCAGCAAGGCAAGCCGGCGCGGCGGCTGAACTGGACGATGACCATCAATCCGCGCCTCGATACCAGCCCGGAAAACTATCACAAATGGGGTCCGGACCGGACGACGGTGACGCCGGAAAATGTCGGCGAAAAGGTCCATCTGCGCGTGGAACTGCAGAGCTTCTGGCGGCTGCCGCGCTCGAACGGCATCGTCTTCCCGATCCGCTGTTATCTGATCAAGATGGACGAGCTGGTGACGCAACCGAAATGGGCGCGGCGGCTGCATCGCGTCATCCGCGACCTTCCCGAGGAGCTTGCCACCTACAAGGGCCTGACCCGCTACCGCCCGACGCTGGTCGAGTGGCTGTCGAAGCTTGACGATGGCAGCCCAACGAGCCCGGGGTTTGGGCCGGATTAG
- a CDS encoding PDR/VanB family oxidoreductase gives MSTGTTKLDVVVSDVVPVNDLVTRFHFRRRDSQLLPTFSGGAHVVVEMRDGERTRLNPYSLMGSPLDTREYTISVRRDDIGRGGSLFMHRNVRPGHEMVISYPVNLFSLDLRARKHLMLAGGIGITPFMAQTAQLAAEGGNFELHYTCRTASLGTYADVLRERYDRRIRLYHDDREERIELDRLLSSQPLGTHLYVCGPSGMIGWVRDRAAALGWPAETVHFEHFAAPQPGAPFDVTLAVTGKTIRVDEQQSLLEAIEAAGVDPPYLCRGGVCGQCETNVISHDGKFIHNDHWLSEDEHRSGCKIMPCVSRFEGRSLVLER, from the coding sequence ATGAGCACCGGCACCACCAAGCTCGACGTCGTGGTCAGCGATGTCGTCCCGGTCAACGACCTCGTCACGCGCTTCCATTTCCGCAGGCGTGACAGCCAGCTGTTGCCGACCTTTTCCGGCGGCGCGCATGTTGTTGTCGAAATGCGCGACGGCGAGCGGACGCGGCTCAATCCCTATTCGCTGATGGGCTCGCCGCTCGACACGCGCGAATACACCATCTCGGTGCGCCGCGACGATATCGGCCGCGGCGGCTCGCTGTTCATGCACAGGAATGTCCGGCCCGGCCATGAGATGGTGATCAGCTATCCGGTCAATCTGTTCTCGCTCGATCTGCGCGCCAGGAAGCACCTGATGCTGGCGGGCGGCATCGGCATCACGCCGTTCATGGCGCAAACCGCGCAACTGGCGGCGGAAGGCGGCAATTTCGAACTGCACTACACGTGCCGCACCGCCTCGCTCGGCACCTATGCCGACGTGTTGAGGGAGCGCTACGACCGCCGGATCAGGCTCTATCACGATGACCGCGAAGAGCGCATCGAACTCGACCGGCTACTGTCGTCGCAACCGCTCGGCACGCATCTCTATGTCTGCGGTCCGTCGGGCATGATCGGCTGGGTGCGTGACCGCGCCGCCGCCTTGGGCTGGCCGGCGGAGACCGTCCATTTCGAGCATTTCGCAGCACCCCAGCCGGGCGCGCCGTTCGACGTGACGCTCGCCGTCACCGGCAAGACGATCCGCGTCGACGAGCAGCAAAGCCTGCTCGAGGCGATCGAGGCGGCCGGCGTCGATCCGCCCTATCTCTGCCGCGGCGGCGTCTGCGGTCAGTGCGAAACCAACGTCATCTCGCATGATGGCAAGTTCATCCACAACGATCACTGGCTGAGCGAGGACGAGCACCGCTCCGGCTGCAAGATCATGCCGTGCGTGTCGCGCTTCGAAGGCCGGTCCCTGGTGCTGGAGCGGTAG
- a CDS encoding dimethylamine monooxygenase subunit DmmA family protein — MAAKSIISRPVYGTLSPQPGKHHLFVADADGALAISDMAARAPADFFADAHIIFVPGHDARHVAALEALKPAQLYRGPSFASALPRLKQTLANAHMGLRVYLAGTEGLIGQAMQAALDAGIDHTSIQTEHRGSLARRMQCVHCKGITENVTTQPATCSHCGLLLLVRDHYSRRIAAFQGVCINAEDRSEIPPMEEIFR, encoded by the coding sequence ATGGCAGCCAAAAGCATCATCAGCCGGCCCGTTTACGGAACGCTGTCTCCGCAGCCCGGCAAGCATCATCTTTTCGTGGCGGATGCAGACGGAGCGCTGGCGATATCGGACATGGCGGCCAGGGCGCCGGCGGATTTCTTTGCCGACGCCCACATCATCTTCGTCCCCGGTCACGACGCCAGGCACGTCGCCGCGCTTGAGGCGCTGAAGCCGGCGCAGCTCTACCGGGGTCCTTCCTTCGCCAGCGCCTTGCCGCGGCTGAAGCAGACGCTGGCCAACGCACATATGGGCCTGCGCGTCTACCTCGCCGGAACCGAAGGGCTGATCGGCCAGGCCATGCAGGCAGCACTCGATGCCGGCATCGACCACACCTCGATCCAGACCGAGCATCGCGGCTCGCTGGCGCGGCGCATGCAGTGCGTCCACTGCAAGGGCATCACCGAGAATGTGACGACGCAGCCGGCGACCTGTTCGCATTGTGGCCTGCTTCTTTTGGTACGCGATCACTATTCCAGGCGCATCGCGGCGTTCCAGGGCGTCTGCATCAATGCCGAAGACCGCAGCGAGATTCCTCCGATGGAGGAGATTTTTCGATGA
- a CDS encoding aminomethyltransferase family protein, translating into MTASWRFSTLADRHRALGSKLEDWSGMGTAWTYDKDADEEYIAIRTKAGLMDVSGLKKVHITGPHASHLIDLATTRDVEKIYPGKSAYACMLNEAGKFTDDCILYRTGPNAWMVVHGSGTGHEELQRAAMGRDVSLRFDDNLHDLSLQGPTAVDYLAKHVPGIRDLAYFHHMQTRLFGFPVMISRTGYTGERGYEIFCRGQDAGTIWDTILDEGKSAGIIPCRFTTLDMLRVESYLLFYPYDNSQKYPFDNEGPGDTLWELGLDFTVSPGKTGFRGAEEHYRLKGKERFKIYGVLLEGKEPADEGAPVYRDGKKIGVVTCAMYSPLVKKSMGIARLDVDCAVQGTKLEIRNKNGAIKATAEPLPFDDPKKTKRTAKG; encoded by the coding sequence ATGACGGCATCCTGGAGATTTTCGACCCTGGCGGATCGCCACCGCGCGCTTGGTTCGAAGCTCGAAGACTGGAGCGGCATGGGAACCGCCTGGACCTACGACAAGGATGCCGACGAGGAGTACATCGCCATCCGCACCAAGGCTGGGCTGATGGACGTGTCCGGCCTGAAGAAGGTTCACATCACGGGGCCGCATGCCTCGCACCTGATCGACCTCGCGACAACGCGCGACGTAGAGAAGATCTATCCCGGCAAGTCGGCCTATGCCTGCATGCTGAACGAGGCGGGAAAATTCACCGACGACTGCATCCTCTACCGCACCGGGCCCAACGCCTGGATGGTCGTGCATGGTTCGGGCACCGGCCATGAGGAATTGCAGCGCGCCGCCATGGGCCGCGATGTCTCGCTGCGCTTCGACGACAATCTGCATGACCTGTCGCTGCAGGGGCCGACCGCCGTCGACTATCTGGCCAAGCACGTGCCAGGCATTCGCGACCTGGCCTATTTCCACCATATGCAGACGCGGCTGTTCGGCTTTCCGGTGATGATCTCGCGCACCGGCTACACCGGCGAGCGCGGTTACGAGATCTTCTGCCGTGGCCAGGATGCCGGCACGATCTGGGACACGATCCTGGACGAGGGCAAGAGCGCCGGCATCATCCCGTGCCGGTTCACCACGCTCGATATGTTGCGCGTCGAAAGCTACCTTCTGTTCTACCCGTACGACAATTCGCAGAAATACCCGTTCGACAATGAAGGTCCCGGCGACACGCTGTGGGAACTCGGCCTCGACTTCACCGTCAGCCCCGGCAAGACAGGCTTTCGCGGCGCCGAGGAACATTATCGCCTCAAGGGCAAGGAGCGCTTCAAGATCTATGGCGTGCTGCTCGAAGGCAAGGAGCCGGCCGACGAGGGTGCACCGGTCTATCGTGACGGCAAGAAGATCGGCGTGGTGACCTGCGCCATGTATTCGCCGCTGGTCAAGAAATCGATGGGCATCGCCCGGCTCGATGTCGACTGCGCCGTCCAGGGGACCAAGCTCGAAATCCGCAACAAGAACGGTGCGATCAAGGCGACGGCCGAGCCGCTTCCCTTCGACGATCCCAAGAAGACCAAGCGCACGGCGAAGGGCTGA
- a CDS encoding APC family permease: MTIALEPTVHGDRVSLLRVLGPAHVWALGVGIVLVGEFTGWNFSADKGGALAALIVCWVVGLLYTSVAMIDSEVTSTVAAAGGQYAQAKHIVGPLMAFNVALFLVFAYTMLEVSDAILLGDTIVAKAGVEGLNHNSFIAATIVVLAWLNYRGVLMTLNVNFVITAIAYISIVILFFSVSPWTQGAVLKLNELVTPDNALPYGWIGVIAAFQFGIWYYLGIEGTTQAAEEVRSPARSLPYGTMAGMITLLIAAAMTWYVCASMMPWEYLGITYYPLWDAGKLTGSPLLENLLFVATLLAALASANGCINDAARAWFSLGRDRYLPSWFSAVHPKYRTPYRSILFLLPIALAFAFIADLNQAITFSILSGVLQYTFMSINIVMFRKKWPLGSIRRGYTHPFHPLPAIVLFCLCVVTFFAIFLGFGSQLIAMVAFYFLISLWFHFYRYKFVRRGDQFTMPWPKPQGY; this comes from the coding sequence ATGACGATCGCGCTTGAACCGACAGTCCATGGCGACAGGGTTTCGCTGCTCAGGGTGCTCGGCCCGGCCCATGTCTGGGCGCTCGGGGTCGGCATCGTTCTCGTCGGCGAGTTCACCGGCTGGAATTTCTCGGCCGACAAGGGCGGCGCGCTGGCGGCGCTGATCGTCTGCTGGGTGGTCGGGTTGCTCTACACCTCGGTCGCCATGATCGATTCCGAGGTCACCTCGACGGTGGCCGCCGCCGGCGGCCAGTATGCGCAGGCAAAGCACATTGTCGGACCGCTGATGGCGTTCAACGTCGCGCTGTTCCTGGTCTTTGCCTACACGATGCTCGAAGTGTCGGACGCCATCCTGCTCGGTGACACGATCGTCGCCAAGGCAGGCGTCGAAGGGCTCAATCACAATTCCTTCATTGCCGCGACCATCGTCGTGCTGGCATGGCTGAACTATCGCGGCGTGCTGATGACGCTCAACGTCAACTTCGTCATCACAGCGATTGCCTATATATCGATCGTGATCCTGTTCTTCTCGGTCAGCCCATGGACGCAAGGCGCGGTGCTGAAGCTGAACGAACTGGTGACCCCCGACAACGCCCTGCCCTATGGCTGGATCGGCGTCATCGCCGCGTTCCAGTTTGGCATCTGGTACTATCTCGGCATCGAGGGAACGACGCAGGCCGCCGAGGAAGTGCGCTCGCCGGCCCGCTCGCTGCCCTACGGCACCATGGCCGGCATGATCACGCTTTTGATCGCCGCCGCCATGACCTGGTATGTCTGCGCCTCGATGATGCCGTGGGAATATCTCGGGATCACCTACTACCCGCTGTGGGACGCGGGCAAGCTGACCGGCAGCCCGCTGCTCGAGAACCTGTTGTTCGTCGCGACGCTGCTTGCGGCATTGGCTTCCGCCAATGGCTGCATCAACGACGCAGCCCGCGCCTGGTTCTCGCTCGGACGCGACCGCTATCTGCCGAGCTGGTTCTCGGCCGTGCATCCGAAATACCGCACGCCCTATCGCTCGATCCTGTTCCTGCTGCCGATTGCGCTCGCCTTCGCCTTCATCGCCGACCTCAACCAGGCGATCACCTTCTCGATCCTGTCAGGCGTGCTGCAATACACCTTCATGAGCATCAACATCGTCATGTTCCGCAAGAAGTGGCCGCTCGGCTCGATCCGCCGCGGCTACACGCATCCGTTCCATCCGCTGCCGGCGATCGTGCTGTTCTGCCTGTGCGTGGTCACCTTCTTTGCCATCTTCCTCGGCTTCGGCTCGCAGCTGATCGCCATGGTCGCCTTCTACTTCCTGATCTCGCTGTGGTTCCATTTCTACCGCTACAAATTCGTGCGCCGTGGCGACCAGTTCACCATGCCGTGGCCGAAGCCACAGGGCTATTGA
- a CDS encoding class II glutamine amidotransferase: MCGIVGLFLKDKSLEPQLGAMLSQMLISLSDRGPDSAGIAIYGAPSRNEAKITIQSAKPERDFRGLDTELAKAIGAPVGIAVKSTHAVVRTTPAKIDEAREAIQALRPDIRIMGVGDVVEIYKEVGLPEAVVDRFDVRSMTGTHGIGHTRMATESAVTTMGAHPFSTGADQCLVHNGSLSNHNNVRRELIREGMKFETENDTEVAAAYLSSQMAHGKNLGEALEGTLSDLDGFFTFVVGTKNGFGVVRDPIACKPAVMAETDQYVAFGSEYRALTKLPGIDGAKVWEPEPATVYFWEH; the protein is encoded by the coding sequence ATGTGCGGAATCGTCGGACTTTTTTTGAAGGACAAGTCGCTTGAGCCCCAGCTTGGCGCGATGCTTTCGCAGATGCTGATCTCGCTCAGCGATCGTGGTCCCGACAGCGCCGGCATCGCCATCTATGGCGCGCCTTCCAGGAATGAGGCCAAGATCACCATCCAGTCGGCCAAGCCGGAGCGCGACTTCCGTGGCCTCGACACCGAACTCGCCAAGGCCATTGGCGCGCCTGTGGGCATCGCGGTGAAATCAACGCATGCGGTCGTCAGGACCACGCCTGCCAAGATCGACGAAGCACGCGAGGCGATCCAGGCATTGCGCCCCGACATCCGCATCATGGGCGTCGGCGACGTTGTCGAGATCTACAAGGAAGTCGGACTGCCGGAGGCGGTCGTCGACCGTTTCGACGTCCGCAGCATGACCGGTACGCATGGCATCGGCCATACCCGCATGGCGACGGAATCGGCGGTGACGACGATGGGCGCGCATCCGTTCTCGACCGGCGCCGACCAGTGCCTGGTGCACAACGGCTCGCTGTCCAACCATAACAATGTCCGTCGCGAGCTGATCCGCGAAGGCATGAAGTTCGAGACCGAGAACGACACCGAAGTGGCCGCCGCCTATCTCTCATCGCAGATGGCGCATGGCAAGAACCTCGGCGAGGCGCTGGAAGGCACGCTCTCCGATCTCGACGGCTTCTTCACCTTCGTCGTCGGCACCAAGAACGGCTTTGGCGTGGTGCGCGATCCGATCGCCTGCAAGCCGGCCGTCATGGCCGAGACCGACCAGTATGTCGCCTTCGGCTCGGAATATCGCGCGCTCACCAAACTGCCCGGTATAGACGGCGCCAAGGTCTGGGAACCCGAGCCCGCGACCGTCTATTTCTGGGAGCATTGA